From the genome of Streptomyces sp. NBC_01116, one region includes:
- a CDS encoding FHA domain-containing protein, which yields MPTCPNGHQSGSEDWCEVCGHRMATGGAPAGAVPPPPPPPPAPGYGYPQQGSGGGQPTMQAELCPQCRTPREAMAPYCEECRWNFLTNTATSYTPLAPQHGTPGGPPPGLNLPPGFQAQGPGGRPGPGGPGGPGGPGGPGGQPGPGGQGGPPGAPQPRDPFDYQGSRPSQMNRPAEPLAPEQNGPHGNGGPHGNAGQGGPPPQGFQQSPPPPSFQQGPPPQQQSGSSPFEPRQSGPSTHSPFEPRHSAPSPFEPQQASPFAPPQQQQQSPGPTGGEDDWMLPPPSQAQHPQQSQPHPSQPPQAFQRPGPHQGQGHGQDQGYDQQGQQGHGPQHGQDQGFDQGQQHGGAPDQGRPQQSGTWTAVIAPDRAYFLAMMQRSGPEATGLNLPAYSPEQRLPLTGSQITIGRRRHSTGESPDVDLSVPPEDPGVSHQHAVLVQQPDGGWAVVDQNSTNGTTLNGAEDPIQPYVPVPLQDGDQVHVGAWTTITVRRD from the coding sequence ATGCCGACCTGCCCGAACGGACACCAGTCGGGTTCCGAGGACTGGTGCGAGGTCTGCGGACACCGCATGGCCACCGGCGGTGCGCCCGCAGGCGCGGTGCCCCCGCCTCCTCCGCCGCCGCCCGCGCCCGGTTACGGCTACCCGCAGCAGGGTTCCGGCGGTGGCCAGCCCACCATGCAGGCGGAGCTGTGCCCGCAGTGCCGCACGCCGCGTGAGGCGATGGCGCCGTACTGCGAGGAGTGCCGCTGGAACTTCCTCACCAACACGGCGACCTCCTACACCCCGCTGGCCCCGCAGCACGGGACGCCCGGCGGACCTCCGCCCGGCCTCAACCTGCCGCCCGGATTCCAGGCACAGGGTCCCGGTGGCCGGCCTGGGCCCGGTGGTCCTGGCGGACCCGGTGGCCCTGGTGGCCCCGGTGGGCAGCCCGGTCCCGGCGGTCAGGGCGGCCCGCCCGGCGCGCCCCAGCCGCGCGACCCGTTCGACTACCAGGGCTCCCGCCCCTCGCAGATGAACCGTCCCGCCGAGCCGCTGGCCCCCGAGCAGAACGGTCCACACGGGAACGGCGGTCCGCACGGGAACGCCGGCCAGGGCGGGCCTCCGCCGCAGGGGTTCCAGCAGAGTCCCCCGCCGCCCTCGTTCCAGCAGGGTCCTCCGCCGCAGCAGCAGTCCGGATCCTCGCCGTTCGAACCGCGGCAGTCGGGGCCCTCGACCCACTCGCCCTTCGAGCCCCGGCATTCGGCTCCCTCGCCGTTCGAGCCCCAGCAGGCCTCGCCCTTCGCACCGCCGCAACAGCAGCAGCAGTCGCCGGGGCCCACCGGCGGCGAGGACGACTGGATGCTGCCGCCGCCCTCCCAGGCCCAGCATCCCCAGCAGTCACAGCCCCACCCGTCACAGCCGCCGCAGGCGTTCCAGCGGCCCGGCCCCCACCAGGGACAGGGCCACGGACAGGACCAGGGGTACGACCAGCAGGGCCAGCAGGGCCACGGCCCGCAGCACGGCCAGGACCAGGGCTTCGACCAGGGTCAGCAGCACGGCGGGGCGCCCGATCAGGGCCGTCCCCAGCAGTCCGGCACCTGGACCGCCGTGATCGCTCCGGACCGCGCGTACTTCCTCGCGATGATGCAGCGCAGCGGCCCCGAGGCGACCGGGCTGAACCTGCCCGCGTACTCCCCGGAGCAGCGCCTTCCGCTCACCGGGAGCCAGATCACCATCGGGCGTCGCCGCCACAGCACCGGCGAGTCCCCCGACGTCGATCTGTCGGTGCCCCCGGAGGACCCGGGCGTCTCGCACCAGCACGCGGTGCTGGTGCAGCAGCCCGACGGCGGCTGGGCGGTCGTGGACCAGAACTCCACCAACGGCACCACGCTGAACGGCGCCGAGGACCCGATCCAGCCCTACGTCCCCGTACCGCTCCAGGACGGCGACCAGGTGCACGTCGGGGCGTGGACGACGATCACGGTGCGCCGGGACTGA
- a CDS encoding methyltransferase domain-containing protein, translating to MGAHRQGPSPPGADAAREALVREIAARGELTDPAWRAAFAEVPRHLFVPFYYVHGIRGFERLWGEDPDPERRSRWLRGVYADGALATRVKDGELVSSSSQPSLMALMLDALDVRDGHTVLEIGTGPGYNAALLAHRLGDSAVTSVDLDPEITESARGHLAAAGHHPTVVTGDGARGCPQRAPYDRIIATCTLPSVPGTWPEQCRPGARILAPLATGLVLLRVRATAHGPRAEGHFLHTPAYFVPLRGALPGPGVLPHLGGLPRRVAGDDLFRFLLTLTAGTLDPREALSLWEREERPQRERYGITVGQGRQWAWLDDPQGPHTWPLGGG from the coding sequence ATGGGTGCACACCGGCAGGGCCCCTCCCCGCCCGGGGCCGACGCGGCGCGGGAAGCCCTCGTGCGGGAGATCGCCGCACGGGGCGAGCTCACCGACCCCGCCTGGCGCGCGGCCTTCGCCGAGGTGCCCCGCCACCTGTTCGTGCCCTTCTACTACGTGCACGGAATCCGGGGCTTCGAGCGCCTCTGGGGCGAGGACCCCGATCCCGAACGGCGCTCCCGCTGGCTGCGCGGGGTGTACGCCGACGGGGCGCTGGCCACCCGCGTCAAGGACGGCGAACTCGTCTCGTCCTCCAGCCAGCCGTCCCTGATGGCCCTGATGCTCGACGCCCTCGACGTACGGGACGGACACACGGTCCTGGAGATCGGCACCGGCCCCGGCTACAACGCGGCGCTGCTCGCCCACCGGCTCGGCGACTCCGCGGTGACCAGCGTCGACCTGGACCCGGAGATCACGGAGTCGGCCCGGGGCCACCTCGCCGCGGCCGGACACCACCCGACGGTGGTCACCGGCGACGGGGCCCGGGGCTGCCCCCAGCGCGCCCCGTACGACCGGATCATCGCGACCTGCACCCTGCCGTCCGTACCGGGGACCTGGCCGGAACAGTGCCGTCCCGGGGCGCGCATCCTCGCGCCGCTCGCCACCGGCCTGGTCCTGCTCCGGGTCCGCGCGACGGCGCACGGCCCGCGCGCCGAGGGGCACTTCCTGCACACCCCGGCGTACTTCGTGCCCCTGCGCGGGGCGCTTCCGGGGCCCGGCGTGCTGCCGCACCTCGGCGGACTGCCGCGCCGGGTCGCCGGGGACGACCTCTTCCGGTTCCTCCTGACCCTGACCGCGGGCACCCTCGATCCGCGCGAGGCACTCTCCCTCTGGGAGCGCGAGGAGCGCCCGCAGCGGGAGAGGTACGGCATCACGGTCGGCCAGGGCCGGCAGTGGGCCTGGCTCGACGACCCGCAGGGTCCGCACACCTGGCCGCTCGGCGGCGGGTGA
- a CDS encoding globin, translating into MTEIPRDTLQEQTFYEQVGGEATFRRLVHRFYEGVAGDELLRPMYPEEDLGPAEERFALFLMQYWGGPRTYSDHRGHPRLRMRHAPFRVDRAAHDAWLAHMRVALDELGLAPEHERQLWDYLTYAAASMVNTAD; encoded by the coding sequence GTGACTGAGATTCCGCGCGACACGCTTCAGGAGCAGACCTTCTACGAGCAGGTCGGCGGCGAGGCGACCTTCCGGCGCCTGGTGCACCGCTTCTACGAGGGCGTGGCGGGCGACGAGCTGCTGCGGCCGATGTATCCGGAGGAGGATCTGGGTCCGGCCGAGGAGCGGTTCGCGCTGTTCCTCATGCAGTACTGGGGCGGCCCGCGCACCTACAGCGACCACCGGGGCCACCCGCGGCTGCGGATGCGGCACGCGCCGTTCCGGGTGGACCGGGCGGCGCATGACGCCTGGCTCGCCCATATGCGGGTCGCGCTGGACGAGCTGGGGCTCGCGCCCGAGCACGAGCGGCAGCTGTGGGACTACCTGACCTACGCCGCCGCCTCGATGGTCAACACCGCCGACTGA